The Sphaerospermopsis torques-reginae ITEP-024 genome has a window encoding:
- a CDS encoding class I SAM-dependent methyltransferase has product MTTAIKTTPDLPSRLVNGILSVKPLFNLAKHQARQMMIKRAEKIGVNWFQEVEKLQARDWANDLTQVQNPQLTYPDYYVTSFHAYETGNLSWQAAFEVESAAYAVHAKIWQDFQAQGDAKLRESYHNILKSSISQPPKDILDLGCSVGMSTFALQEIYPQAKITGLDLSPYFLAVANYRSQQRQTNINWVHAQAESTGLVDNSFDLVSIFLMCHELPQSATKKIFAEARRVLRPGGHLTIMDMNPKSEIYKKMPTYVFTLLKSTEPYLDEYFTLDIEKALIEAGFKTPSITSNSPRHRTVIAQVSE; this is encoded by the coding sequence ATGACTACTGCTATCAAAACCACTCCTGATCTACCTTCCCGCTTAGTCAATGGCATCCTTTCAGTTAAGCCTTTATTTAACCTGGCTAAACACCAAGCCAGACAAATGATGATTAAACGGGCTGAGAAAATAGGTGTAAATTGGTTTCAAGAAGTTGAAAAATTACAAGCACGAGATTGGGCAAATGATTTAACTCAAGTCCAAAATCCTCAACTCACCTACCCAGACTATTACGTTACTTCATTCCACGCTTACGAAACCGGAAATCTAAGTTGGCAAGCTGCTTTTGAAGTTGAATCTGCTGCTTATGCGGTACACGCTAAAATTTGGCAAGATTTCCAAGCTCAAGGTGATGCTAAACTACGGGAAAGTTATCACAACATCCTCAAAAGTTCTATTTCCCAACCACCAAAAGATATTTTAGATTTAGGTTGTAGTGTGGGTATGAGTACCTTTGCTTTACAAGAAATTTACCCCCAAGCCAAAATCACAGGTTTAGATTTATCTCCCTATTTTTTAGCAGTCGCTAACTATCGTTCTCAACAACGTCAAACAAACATTAACTGGGTTCATGCTCAAGCTGAATCTACAGGATTAGTAGATAATTCTTTTGATTTAGTTTCTATTTTTTTAATGTGTCATGAATTGCCCCAGTCAGCAACTAAAAAGATTTTTGCAGAAGCGAGACGGGTTTTGCGTCCAGGTGGACATTTAACAATTATGGACATGAACCCAAAATCAGAAATTTACAAAAAAATGCCTACTTATGTTTTCACATTGCTCAAAAGTACAGAACCTTATTTAGATGAATATTTCACTTTAGATATTGAGAAAGCATTAATTGAGGCTGGGTTTAAAACTCCCAGTATCACTAGCAATAGTCCTCGTCATCGCACTGTAATTGCTCAGGTAAGTGAGTAA